The Brassica oleracea var. oleracea cultivar TO1000 chromosome C6, BOL, whole genome shotgun sequence genomic interval AAGCTGGTCGTTTTGAGATCCAGAACTTGCTCCAATGCAGCTACAATGTGTATGTATTTCTTGTGGGGAAGACTCTTTAGAAACTTCTTGACAAGTTTTGATTCTTCTATTTCTTCTCCGAGAGCAGCATACTTTGAGGAAATCTCAGAGATCCTTCCGGAAAAATCATCAATGGTCTCATTGTCTTTTATTTTTAAGCGGTCAAATTCCACCATAAGTGTTTGTAGGCGTGCCTCCTTGACCCTATCAGCACCCATATGCCTTTGTTTTGATAGCATCCCAAACCTTCTTTGCCGTGTCCAGTTCTCCTACTTGCAGAACAAGCGACTCAGGTATGAATTGTACCAATAAGGCTAAGGCCATGTTGTTCTTTCGTCATCTCCTTCTTCTGTCTCGATTATATCCCACGCCTTGTGTACCTTCAAGAGAATTTTCATCTTGATTGCCCATACAGTGTAGTTTGTAGAACTTAGTATAGGGCATTTTATCGAAGATGATCATGTCTCCTTTGGTTTCGTCGTAGCAACCGTAAGATCCCTCATCGTTTCAGTTGTGTGGCTCTGATACCACGTATTGAAACCAGATAGACGATTGCTTTAGTGTATGCGATTGTAAGTAAAGAATAACTCTCTTATTGCCTCAAGGTAAACTCACACAAAACCTCAAGATCTCACAAACTCATACATTCTATCATAACTCGATGAATGTATATATATAACAAGCTAAAACATAAAAACTAGTCTTAGAGATAAGGATCATTTTTCTTGTTGTAGATAACTCCTAAAACATCTCGCCATCTTTATTTTTAAACTTCGGATAGACTAGGATCTCCTTTAGCTTGTACCGCAAGTCTTTAGTCTTGATCTAACATCTTCAAGCTTAACTCAACATATTAGTTAACCCAAAGGGTATAATTACATATTTTACTCTTTAATAAAACCTCTTTTGTTCATTTTTTAAAATTTTTGTGAAAATAAACAAAATGTGCTATTGGTGGATTTTTCTTTTTTCTGTCTCAAGTCTAAACAAAATAAAAAAGATTGCAACCGCGTCCTATGCTTGTATATCATAAGTGTTGTATTTTGTGATGACTAAAAGGGAGGAAAAATCAACGGTAAAGACTATGAAAAGCCTTTAGAGCCAGCTCCTTAATCTCTTAATTATAAAAGCATCATCTCATCATGGCTGTAGATATTTGCTTTGCTTCGTGTAGAAGGATGGATTCAGAACAAGCTAAGACTCCTATCGGATTTCTCTCCTCCTCCTCCACCCAAACCCCTAACTCACTCTCTCTTGCTTCACACTCCAGCCCGCGCCAATTCGAATCCACAATCCTCTCCTTCCTTTTGTTACCTGATTCTCCGTTGTTCTCCAATAGCTCCTCCTTTGACCGAGTGCTTCATGACTTTCTCTCCACATCTAGTGATGATGACTCTGCTCATGATCAACTCATTGACCGCACTCTTCAACGTGTCTCACTTCTTCTTGAATCCACTAAACGGTGCTTTCGTAAGCGACTCACACTCTACAATTCCGTCTCATGGTTCCTCCCTCAAGACCTCACAATTAAGGTAACAACACGACCGTACTTAAGGAGAAGTAAACATTTCTTTACAACTTTAATAAAAAAACATATATTTTTATAATTTGGAGATCTATATCTATGTGTACTATTTATTAAAGAAAATTGGGATCAAGACCAGTGTTTTACTGGGCTGCGCCCAGATCCGGTGCTTCGTTCACTCACAACGATCTTTGTTTCCTTTTTTTTATTAATGGATCTCTTGGTATATTTTCCATGTCTTATGATTTAGGTGTTTTCGATGCTTGATACAAAGTCTCTAATGCAAGCTGCGGCTTGTTGCACCATGTTTAGCAAATCTGCCATGGACCTTTATGTTATTCCCACATAGACTTGACAAACAGCATCTACACATGTTGATGATGTTGTTTTGCGTACTATGATCCATCGTGCTGGAAATAAACTCAGGTTACAGCTTCTTGTATATATATTTCTTATGTTTTGTATTTGAACTTTGATTATGTGTAATCATTTCTCACTGGTTTTGTTTATGCTTGCAGATCCCTTAAAGTTGGTAATGATGGTTTTAACTATTTCCACACTTTTCCTACAATCCACTATTATCTTCTGATCCTGAATTCACTTGGTATGTTTTTCTTCATCACCAAAATGTTCAGTGACATTTCAGTATTTAACATGTTTGGTTGATATTATATATGTTTTTCTATTCGTCTAGGAATTTATTAACATGCCTACACATTTACAATATCGAATCCATGGACATAAGTTCTATATGTTCTGTTTTGTCAGCCAGCCCAAATCTAACCGATTTGAAAATCGCACAACTGTAAGTTGCTACTACGCTAACCTTACTGATCCTTGTATCTTTAAAATTCGTGGCCTCTCCATTTTTCTTTTTGTTTCCTTATTTTTTCTGTCAATACTAGATTCTAATGATTCATTTAGGAACTCCTCCATTATAAGCCATAGCTTATTTTTCTTGACAGATCATATGATTCATTCAATCTGGTGCTTAGAGCTGTAAACTGGGTGGACTGTCCGATGGACGTCCATGTCCACATACATTTGGGCTTCTACTAATTATGTCCATATTTCTAGGTGGGCTTTAAGTGGTCAGAATTTGGAAACCAATTTATCTATGGGTTTTTATGGAATTGGGCAATGTGGACTTGGGCTGCCCAATAAAGGAAAATTTCTAGGGTTTTCAATTTTGGGAAAAAATTAAAAAAATTTCATCTCTCTCTTTTCACAAAACTCGCGAGTCGGCGTCTCCTTTGGCGATTGCGACGACGACGAAGCTCTCCGTTCTCCTCCTGTCCTCCGTCTGTTTTCCACTTCTCCTCCTGTCCTCAGCATGTTCTCCACTTCTCCTCCTATCCTCCGACCGTTCTCCACTTCTCCTCATGTCCTCCATATGTTCTCAACTTCTTCTCCATGACTCCGTCTGTTCTCATCTTCTCCTCCGGTCAGTTTCCATCCTTTGGGTTTGTTCATATTGATGATTTTGTTTGAGATATGAGTTGGGTTTTTTTTTTTTATCTAAGATGAGTTTTGTTTGTGATCTGAGAATCTAAGATTGAGTTTTATGAGATTTGAGATAGGTTCAAGTTTACTGATCTGTACGCATTCAGTTTGTTTGTATCCGTTCTTTGAGTTTCGTTCTATCCGTTTGTATTGCGTTTGAGATATGTAACTTAATGGTTTTGTTCTTTTGTAACAGGACGCTGGAGGTTCGAGTCCTTGACACTTGACAGACAAGAGTAGCTGAAGTGAGAGAGCGTTTCTGTAGTGACACACAAGGTAACTTGTCTCTTGCAAAACTGAATGTGTGTTTTATTGATTTGTTATGGGATATGATCAGCTGATGATTTGTTATGAGATATGTAGAGGTCATCGATGAGTTTGATGTGTTTTATGAGTTTGCTTGCTACTTTTATATGATTTAAACTATGATCAGAT includes:
- the LOC106297503 gene encoding LOW QUALITY PROTEIN: F-box protein At4g02733-like (The sequence of the model RefSeq protein was modified relative to this genomic sequence to represent the inferred CDS: inserted 1 base in 1 codon; deleted 1 base in 1 codon), which codes for MDSEQAKTPIGFLSSSSTQTPNSLSLASHSSPRQFESTILSFLLLPDSPLFSNSSSFDRVLHDFLSTSSDDDSAHDQLIDRTLQRVSLLLESTKRCFRKRLTLYNSVSWFLPQDLTIKVFSMLDTKSLMQAAACCTMFSKSAMXPLCYSHIDLTNASTHVDDVVLRTMIHRAGNKLRSLKVGNDGFNYFHTFPTIHYYLLILNSLGRWRFESLTLDRQE